A stretch of the Amycolatopsis sp. BJA-103 genome encodes the following:
- a CDS encoding sensor histidine kinase, with protein sequence MDENTTKPRRGELRIYLGAAPGVGKTFAMLGEARRRLDRGTDVVVGLVETHGRKKTAELVEGLETMPRRRSEHRDHEFEEMDLDALLARAPEVAVVDELAHTNVPGSRNEKRWQDIDELLAAGIDVLSTVNVQHLQSLNDVVERITGVTQQETVPDEVVRRAEQLELVDITPEALRRRLAHGNVYPAERIDAALGNYFRPGNLTALRELALLWVADQVDVALQRYRAEQKITDTWEARERVVVSITGGPESETLIRRASRIANRAGAELQVLHILRGDGLAGMGPTAVGKYRKLTEEVGATFHTVVGDDVPTALLDFAQGVNATQLVVGTSRRSRVARLFDEGIGAAVVQRSGPIDVHMVTHAQAGGRLRARFARSPLTPSRRLSGWALALVLPALATLLGVLLRDQLDFSTDVVDYVLATVLVALVGGLGPALLAAVLSAGLLNFFFTPPLYNLTVHEPRNVITLVAMVLVAILVAAVVDTAARRATQAARARTEAALLASYARTVLTHTNPIERLLEKVRENFGMTSVTLLEKRDGKWKRVASAGTDPCADPDQADADIAVTADVHLTLRGRALPASDRGVLEAVAGQALLALRQQRTAKAAVRAERKAEATELRTALLSAVGHDLRTPLTSIKASIGSLRATDISLSEEDTDELLEAIEESADRLAGLIDNLLDSSRLATGAVRPHLRPVGFDEVVSHALSNVDNSDSVVVAIDARLPSVCADPGLLERVVANVIDNALRHGVSGEPVAARASTHSEHVELRIIDHGKGLKKGTADSAFAPFQRLGGDRDNVPGVGLGLSVAKGFTEAMGGRIRAEDTPGGGLTVVISLPAYVGQDPEKNLLAFDDEALDNEEGERVR encoded by the coding sequence GTGGACGAGAACACGACCAAGCCGCGCCGGGGCGAGCTGAGGATCTACCTCGGCGCCGCCCCGGGCGTCGGCAAGACCTTCGCGATGCTCGGCGAGGCGCGACGCCGCCTCGACCGGGGCACCGACGTGGTCGTCGGCCTGGTCGAGACCCACGGGCGCAAGAAGACCGCGGAGCTCGTCGAGGGGCTCGAGACCATGCCTCGCCGCCGGTCCGAGCACCGGGACCACGAGTTCGAGGAGATGGACCTCGACGCGCTGCTCGCCCGCGCGCCCGAGGTCGCCGTCGTGGACGAACTCGCGCACACCAACGTGCCGGGTTCGCGCAACGAGAAGCGCTGGCAGGACATCGACGAACTGCTCGCCGCCGGGATCGACGTCCTCTCCACGGTGAACGTCCAGCACCTGCAGAGCCTCAACGACGTCGTCGAGCGGATCACCGGCGTCACCCAGCAGGAGACGGTGCCCGACGAGGTCGTGCGGCGGGCCGAGCAGCTGGAGCTGGTCGACATCACGCCCGAGGCGCTGCGGCGGCGCCTCGCGCACGGCAACGTCTACCCCGCCGAGCGGATCGACGCGGCGCTGGGCAACTACTTCCGCCCCGGCAACCTCACCGCGCTGCGGGAGCTCGCGCTGCTGTGGGTCGCCGACCAGGTCGACGTCGCCCTCCAGCGGTACCGGGCCGAGCAGAAGATCACCGACACGTGGGAAGCACGCGAACGGGTGGTCGTGTCCATCACCGGCGGCCCGGAGAGCGAGACGCTGATCCGCCGCGCGAGCCGGATCGCGAACCGCGCGGGCGCCGAACTGCAGGTGCTGCACATCCTGCGGGGGGACGGGCTGGCCGGGATGGGGCCGACGGCGGTCGGCAAGTACCGGAAGCTGACCGAAGAGGTCGGCGCGACCTTCCACACCGTCGTCGGCGACGACGTGCCGACGGCGCTGCTCGACTTCGCGCAGGGGGTGAACGCGACCCAGCTGGTCGTCGGGACCTCGCGGCGTTCGCGGGTGGCGAGGCTGTTCGACGAGGGCATCGGCGCGGCCGTGGTCCAGCGGTCCGGCCCGATCGACGTCCACATGGTCACGCACGCCCAGGCGGGCGGACGGCTGCGCGCCCGGTTCGCCCGGAGCCCGCTGACGCCGTCGCGGCGGCTGTCGGGCTGGGCGCTCGCGCTGGTGCTCCCGGCGCTGGCGACCCTGCTCGGGGTGCTGCTGCGGGACCAGCTGGACTTCTCCACCGACGTGGTCGACTACGTGCTCGCGACGGTGCTGGTCGCGCTGGTGGGCGGGCTCGGGCCCGCGCTGCTCGCGGCGGTGCTCTCGGCCGGGCTGCTGAACTTCTTCTTCACGCCGCCGCTGTACAACCTGACCGTCCACGAACCGCGCAACGTGATCACCCTGGTCGCGATGGTGCTGGTGGCGATCCTCGTCGCGGCCGTCGTCGACACCGCCGCGAGGCGGGCCACCCAGGCCGCGCGGGCGCGGACCGAGGCGGCGCTGCTCGCCTCGTACGCGCGCACCGTGCTCACCCACACCAACCCGATCGAGCGGCTGCTGGAGAAGGTCCGCGAGAACTTCGGGATGACTTCGGTGACCCTGCTGGAAAAGCGGGACGGGAAGTGGAAACGGGTGGCGAGCGCCGGCACGGATCCCTGCGCCGACCCGGATCAGGCCGACGCCGACATCGCGGTCACCGCCGACGTCCACCTGACGCTGCGGGGACGCGCGCTGCCCGCTTCGGACCGGGGAGTGCTGGAAGCCGTCGCCGGGCAGGCGTTGCTCGCGCTGCGGCAGCAGCGGACGGCGAAGGCGGCCGTCCGCGCCGAACGCAAGGCCGAGGCGACCGAACTGCGCACGGCGTTGCTGTCGGCCGTGGGACACGACCTCCGCACGCCGCTGACGTCGATCAAGGCGTCCATCGGCAGCCTGCGCGCGACCGACATCTCACTGTCCGAAGAGGACACGGACGAACTGCTGGAAGCGATCGAGGAGTCGGCGGACCGGCTCGCCGGGCTGATCGACAACCTGCTCGACTCCTCCCGGCTGGCGACCGGCGCGGTCCGCCCGCATCTGCGCCCGGTCGGCTTCGACGAGGTCGTCTCGCACGCCCTGTCCAATGTGGACAACTCGGATTCGGTGGTGGTCGCGATCGACGCGCGGCTGCCGTCGGTCTGCGCCGATCCCGGACTGCTGGAACGGGTGGTGGCGAACGTGATCGACAACGCGCTGCGGCACGGCGTCTCCGGCGAGCCGGTGGCCGCGCGCGCCAGCACGCATTCGGAGCACGTCGAACTGCGCATCATCGACCACGGCAAGGGGCTCAAGAAGGGCACCGCGGACTCGGCTTTCGCGCCCTTCCAACGGCTCGGGGGAGACCGGGACAACGTGCCCGGCGTGGGACTGGGGCTGTCGGTCGCCAAGGGGTTCACCGAGGCGATGGGCGGGCGGATCCGGGCGGAGGACACGCCCGGCGGCGGGCTCACCGTCGTCATCTCGCTGCCCGCATATGTTGGTCAGGATCCCGAAAAGAACCTCCTCGCTTTCGACGACGAGGCTCTCGACAACGAAGAGGGGGAACGGGTGCGATGA
- a CDS encoding potassium-transporting ATPase subunit C: protein MNALLKQTLAGLRVLLVFTVLLGVVYPLGVWAVSRIPGLQGNAEGSIITQNGQAVGSSLIGVDPVAADPAKDPWFHNRPSAGSKDALGPGDPSSSGASNKGPYNEDLVAAIGERKKLIAAREGVQESQVPADAVTTSGSGMDPAISVAYADLQVARVARNTGLSEEKVRQLVAENTGGAGIGAPGVTVLKVNLAVRDAAGGAH from the coding sequence ATGAACGCACTGTTGAAGCAGACCCTCGCCGGGCTGCGTGTCCTGCTCGTCTTCACGGTCCTGCTGGGCGTCGTCTACCCGTTGGGAGTGTGGGCGGTCTCCCGGATCCCCGGCCTCCAAGGCAACGCCGAAGGCTCGATCATCACCCAGAACGGGCAGGCCGTCGGCTCGTCCCTGATCGGCGTCGACCCGGTCGCGGCCGACCCGGCCAAGGACCCCTGGTTCCACAACCGGCCGTCCGCGGGCTCGAAGGACGCCCTCGGCCCCGGCGACCCGTCGTCGTCCGGCGCGTCGAACAAGGGCCCGTACAACGAGGACCTGGTCGCCGCGATCGGGGAACGCAAGAAGCTCATCGCCGCCCGCGAGGGGGTCCAGGAGTCGCAGGTGCCCGCCGACGCGGTGACGACGTCGGGATCGGGGATGGATCCGGCGATCAGCGTCGCCTACGCGGACCTGCAGGTCGCCCGTGTGGCGCGGAACACCGGCCTCTCCGAGGAGAAGGTCCGGCAGCTCGTGGCGGAGAACACGGGCGGCGCCGGGATCGGTGCGCCGGGGGTCACTGTGCTGAAGGTCAACTTGGCCGTGCGCGACGCGGCCGGAGGAGCACACTGA
- the kdpB gene encoding potassium-transporting ATPase subunit KdpB — protein sequence MTVTRERTPEELSQHQVENTGRVGVGIFSPRQLPTSLPEALRKLNPKHQLANPVMFVVWIGSALTTVFAVTDPSVFTILITIWLWFTVLFANLAEAVAEGRGKAQAETLRRSKKETIARRLTEDGDEENVPGADLRVGDLVVVEAGQVIPGDGDVVEGIATVDESAITGESAPVIRESGGDRCAVTGGTTVLSDRVVVKITTKPGESFVDRMIALVEGASRQKTPNEIALTILLSTLTIIFLLAVVALQPMAGYSGSQQSVIVLTALLVCLIPTTIGALLSAIGIAGMDRLVQRNVLATSGRAVEAAGDVSTLLLDKTGTITFGNRKATELVPVGTSTPDDIAKAARLSSLADGTPEGRSIVELVAREHGLPETASDDEKLADFVEFTAQTRMSGIDIGERQVRKGATASVRAWVRERGGDMPDETERVVDEISQQGGTPLVVAEYDGAKAFVRGVIRLSDVVKPGMKERFVQLRAMGIKTVMITGDNPLTAKAIAQDAGVDDYLAEAKPEDKMALIKKEQEGGRLVAMTGDGTNDAPALAQSDVGVAMNTGTSAAKEAGNMVDLDSDPTKLIEIVEIGKQLLITRGALTTFSVANDLAKYFAILPAMFTGIFAQLGALNIMNLATPKSAILSAVIFNALIIVGLIPLALRGVRYKPSSASALLRRNLLVYGLGGIVSPFLGIWLIDLLVRLIPGIG from the coding sequence ATGACCGTCACTCGAGAACGAACCCCTGAAGAACTGTCGCAGCACCAGGTGGAGAACACCGGCCGGGTCGGTGTCGGGATCTTCAGTCCCCGCCAGCTGCCGACCTCCCTCCCGGAGGCGCTGCGCAAGCTGAACCCCAAGCACCAGCTGGCCAACCCGGTCATGTTCGTGGTGTGGATCGGCTCGGCGCTGACGACGGTCTTCGCCGTCACCGACCCGAGCGTGTTCACCATCCTCATCACGATCTGGCTGTGGTTCACCGTCCTGTTCGCGAACCTCGCCGAGGCCGTCGCGGAGGGCCGGGGCAAGGCGCAGGCGGAAACCCTGCGGCGCAGCAAGAAGGAGACCATCGCGCGCCGCCTCACCGAGGACGGCGACGAGGAGAACGTGCCGGGTGCCGACCTGCGCGTCGGCGACCTCGTGGTCGTCGAGGCCGGTCAGGTCATCCCGGGTGACGGCGACGTCGTCGAGGGCATCGCGACCGTCGACGAATCGGCCATCACCGGCGAATCGGCCCCGGTCATCCGCGAATCGGGCGGCGACCGGTGCGCGGTCACCGGCGGCACCACGGTGCTCTCGGACCGCGTCGTCGTGAAGATCACCACCAAACCCGGCGAGTCCTTTGTGGACCGCATGATCGCCTTGGTGGAAGGCGCTTCCCGGCAGAAGACGCCGAATGAGATCGCGCTGACGATCTTGCTCTCGACGCTCACGATCATCTTCCTGCTCGCCGTCGTGGCGCTGCAGCCGATGGCGGGCTACTCCGGCAGCCAGCAGTCCGTGATCGTCCTGACCGCGTTGCTGGTCTGCCTGATCCCGACCACGATCGGCGCACTGCTGTCCGCGATCGGCATCGCCGGGATGGACAGGCTGGTGCAGCGCAACGTGCTCGCGACGAGCGGCCGCGCGGTCGAGGCCGCAGGTGACGTCTCGACGCTGCTGCTGGACAAGACCGGCACGATCACCTTCGGCAACCGCAAGGCCACCGAGCTGGTCCCGGTCGGAACGTCCACTCCGGACGACATCGCCAAAGCGGCGAGGCTGTCCAGCCTCGCCGACGGCACGCCGGAGGGCCGCAGCATCGTCGAACTCGTCGCGAGGGAGCACGGGCTCCCGGAGACGGCGTCCGACGACGAGAAGCTCGCGGACTTCGTCGAGTTCACCGCGCAGACGCGGATGAGCGGTATCGACATCGGTGAGCGTCAGGTCCGCAAGGGGGCCACCGCCTCCGTCCGGGCGTGGGTCCGCGAACGCGGCGGTGACATGCCGGACGAGACCGAACGGGTCGTCGACGAGATCAGCCAGCAGGGCGGGACCCCGCTGGTGGTCGCGGAGTACGACGGCGCGAAAGCGTTCGTGCGCGGCGTGATCCGGCTGTCCGATGTGGTCAAACCCGGGATGAAGGAGCGGTTCGTCCAGCTCCGCGCGATGGGCATCAAGACCGTGATGATCACCGGGGACAACCCGCTGACCGCCAAGGCCATCGCGCAGGACGCGGGTGTCGACGACTACCTCGCCGAGGCCAAGCCCGAAGACAAGATGGCGCTGATCAAGAAGGAGCAGGAGGGCGGGCGGCTGGTCGCGATGACCGGCGACGGCACCAACGACGCCCCCGCGCTGGCGCAGTCCGACGTCGGCGTCGCGATGAACACCGGGACCTCCGCCGCCAAGGAGGCGGGGAACATGGTGGACCTCGACTCCGACCCGACGAAGCTGATCGAGATCGTGGAGATCGGCAAGCAGCTGCTGATCACCCGCGGCGCGCTGACCACGTTCAGCGTCGCCAACGACCTCGCGAAGTACTTCGCCATCCTGCCCGCGATGTTCACCGGCATCTTCGCCCAGCTCGGCGCGCTCAACATCATGAACCTGGCGACGCCGAAGTCGGCGATCCTGTCGGCGGTCATCTTCAACGCCCTGATCATCGTCGGGCTGATCCCGCTCGCCCTGCGCGGCGTCCGGTACAAGCCGTCCTCGGCTTCGGCGCTGCTGCGCCGGAACCTGCTGGTCTACGGCCTCGGCGGCATCGTCAGCCCGTTCCTCGGGATCTGGCTGATCGACCTGCTCGTCCGTCTCATCCCTGGAATCGGGTAA
- the kdpA gene encoding potassium-transporting ATPase subunit KdpA: MSDVMAGLLQAGLLLVALAVVYRPLGDYMARVFTVSSIEKHTKAERGLYRLFRVNPGSEQHWKTYASAVIGFSFVSVVFLYLLQRLQSILPWSLGKEPVSPAVAFNTAVSFVTNTNWQSYSPEATMGHFVQMAGLTVQNFLSAAVGLSVAVAVVRGFVRAKTDRLGNFWVDLTRGTIRILLPIAFVAAIALIALGVVQSLKSGVDVLNPDGSTSKIALAPAASQEAIKELGTNGGGIFNANSAHPFENPNAWTNLIEIFLILVIPVSLTRTFGKLVGNTKQGYVLLSVMATLFTAMLTVTWLSEAHASGPASLAAGANLEGKEQRFGIGLSSLFATATTGTSTGAVNGAHDSYSGLGGGGVLLNMLLGEISPGGVGTGLYGILVMAVIAMFLAGLMVGRTPEYLGKKLGKREVTCAAVAMLAMPTVVLLGSGIALTLADTPAAMTNSGAHGLSEVLYAYASAGNNNGSAFGGLTVTNDWFQSSLSVAMLLGRFIPIIAVLCLAGSLASQRKVPETAGTLPTTGPLFGTMLAGTIVLVAALTFIPALALGPIAEALA; this comes from the coding sequence ATGTCAGACGTCATGGCCGGCCTCTTGCAGGCCGGCCTCCTCCTCGTCGCGCTCGCGGTGGTCTACCGGCCACTCGGCGATTACATGGCGCGCGTCTTCACTGTGTCTTCGATCGAGAAGCACACCAAGGCCGAACGCGGCCTGTACCGCCTGTTCCGGGTGAACCCCGGATCGGAACAGCACTGGAAGACCTACGCGTCGGCCGTGATCGGCTTCTCGTTCGTCTCCGTCGTCTTCCTGTACCTGCTTCAGCGGTTGCAGTCGATCCTGCCGTGGAGCCTCGGCAAGGAACCGGTCTCGCCGGCGGTCGCCTTCAACACCGCCGTCAGCTTCGTGACCAACACGAACTGGCAGTCCTACAGCCCCGAAGCGACCATGGGTCACTTCGTCCAGATGGCCGGGCTGACCGTGCAGAACTTCCTGTCCGCCGCCGTGGGCCTTTCGGTCGCCGTCGCGGTCGTCCGCGGGTTCGTCCGCGCGAAGACCGACCGCCTCGGCAACTTCTGGGTGGACCTGACCCGCGGCACGATCCGGATCCTGCTGCCGATCGCGTTCGTGGCCGCGATCGCACTGATCGCGCTCGGCGTCGTCCAGAGCCTCAAGAGCGGTGTCGACGTCCTCAATCCCGACGGTAGCACCAGCAAGATCGCCTTGGCGCCCGCCGCGAGTCAGGAAGCCATCAAGGAACTCGGCACCAACGGCGGCGGCATCTTCAACGCCAACTCCGCCCACCCGTTCGAGAACCCCAACGCCTGGACCAACCTGATCGAGATCTTCCTGATCCTGGTCATCCCGGTCTCGCTGACCCGGACGTTCGGCAAGCTCGTCGGCAACACCAAACAGGGCTACGTCCTGCTCTCGGTGATGGCCACGCTGTTCACCGCGATGCTCACGGTGACCTGGCTGTCCGAAGCCCACGCGAGCGGTCCCGCGTCCTTGGCCGCCGGGGCGAACCTGGAAGGCAAGGAACAGCGGTTCGGCATCGGCCTGAGCTCGCTGTTCGCCACCGCGACCACCGGAACGTCGACCGGCGCGGTCAACGGGGCGCACGACAGCTACAGCGGGCTCGGCGGCGGTGGGGTCCTGCTCAACATGCTGCTGGGCGAGATCTCGCCGGGTGGGGTGGGCACCGGTCTTTACGGCATCCTGGTGATGGCCGTGATCGCGATGTTCCTCGCCGGGCTGATGGTCGGCCGGACCCCGGAGTACCTGGGCAAGAAGCTCGGCAAGCGCGAGGTCACCTGCGCGGCCGTCGCCATGCTGGCGATGCCGACCGTGGTCCTGCTCGGCTCCGGTATCGCGCTCACGCTGGCCGACACCCCGGCCGCCATGACGAACTCGGGCGCGCACGGCCTCTCCGAGGTCCTTTACGCCTACGCCTCGGCGGGCAACAACAACGGCAGCGCGTTCGGCGGGCTCACCGTGACGAACGACTGGTTCCAGTCCTCGCTGTCGGTGGCGATGCTGCTCGGCCGGTTCATCCCGATCATCGCCGTGCTGTGCCTGGCCGGATCCCTTGCCTCGCAACGGAAGGTCCCGGAGACCGCGGGCACGCTGCCCACCACCGGACCGCTCTTCGGCACGATGCTCGCGGGCACGATCGTGCTCGTCGCGGCCCTCACCTTCATCCCGGCGCTCGCGCTCGGGCCCATCGCAGAGGCACTCGCATGA
- the kdpF gene encoding K(+)-transporting ATPase subunit F produces MTGTGTVANVVGGLLALGLIVYLFIALVRPEKF; encoded by the coding sequence GTGACCGGCACGGGAACCGTGGCCAACGTCGTCGGCGGACTGCTGGCGCTGGGGCTGATCGTCTATTTGTTCATCGCACTGGTCAGGCCGGAGAAATTCTGA